DNA from Dokdonella koreensis DS-123:
TCGTCGGTGCGCACGCGGAACGACGGATCTTCCTGGGCGAGACGGCCCAGGGCGATGCCCATCTTTTCCTGGTCGGACTTGGTCCGCGGCTCGACCGCCATCGCGATGACGGGCTCCGGGAACACCATCCGCTCGAGCGTGATGATCTTGTCCTGCGCGCACAGCGTATCGCCGGTCGTCACGTCCTTGAGGCCGACCGCCGCGGCGATGTCGCCGGCGCGGACTTCCTTCAGTTCGTGACGCTCGTTGGCGTGCATCTGCAGGATGCGACCGATGCGCTCCTTCTTCGACTTGACCGGGTTGAAGACCGTGTCGCCGGAAGCCAGCACGCCCGAATAGACGCGGAAGAACGTCAGCGAGCCGACGAACGGATCGGTCATGATCTTGAACGCGAGCGCGGAGAACGGCTCGGTATCGCCGGCCTGACGGCTGTCTTCTTTTTCGTTCTCGTCCAGGCCCTTGACCGGCGGGCGGTCGGACGGAGCCGGGAGATAGCGCACCACGGCGTCGAGCATCGCCTGGACGCCCTTGTTCTTGAACGCCGTGCCGCAGAACACCGGAATGATCGACGTCGACAGCGTACCGGCGCGAATGCCCGCGTGGATCTCGTCCTCGCTGAGGGTACCCTCTTCCAGGTACTTGTTCATCAGCTCTTCCGAGGTCTCGGCAGCCGACTCGACCAGGTACGCGTGCGCCTTCTCGCAGACCTCCTTGAGGCCTGCGGGAATTTCGCGGTACTCGAACTTCATGCCCTGGGACTCGGCGTCCCAGTAGATGGCCTTCATCTTGACGAGGTCGATGACGCCCTCGAAATGGTCCTCGGCACCGATCGGCACCTGCATCGGCACCGGGTTGGCGCCCAGACGTGCCTTCAGCTGGCCGACGACCTTGTCGAAGTCGGCACCCGTGCGATCCATCTTGTTGACGAACGCGAGACGCGGCACGCCGTACTTGTTGGCCTGGCGCCACACGGTCTCCGACTGCGGCTGGACGCCGCCGACCGCGCAAAGCACGAACACCGCACCATCGAGCACGCGCAGGCTACGCTCGACTTCGATCGTGAAGTC
Protein-coding regions in this window:
- the fusA gene encoding elongation factor G; translated protein: MARTTPIERYRNFGIMAHIDAGKTTTTERILFYTGVNHKIGEVHEGAATMDWMEQEQERGITITSAATTCFWQGMDHSFPQYRFNIIDTPGHVDFTIEVERSLRVLDGAVFVLCAVGGVQPQSETVWRQANKYGVPRLAFVNKMDRTGADFDKVVGQLKARLGANPVPMQVPIGAEDHFEGVIDLVKMKAIYWDAESQGMKFEYREIPAGLKEVCEKAHAYLVESAAETSEELMNKYLEEGTLSEDEIHAGIRAGTLSTSIIPVFCGTAFKNKGVQAMLDAVVRYLPAPSDRPPVKGLDENEKEDSRQAGDTEPFSALAFKIMTDPFVGSLTFFRVYSGVLASGDTVFNPVKSKKERIGRILQMHANERHELKEVRAGDIAAAVGLKDVTTGDTLCAQDKIITLERMVFPEPVIAMAVEPRTKSDQEKMGIALGRLAQEDPSFRVRTDEESGQTIISGMGELHLEILVDRMKREFNVEANVGKPQVAYREAIRKAVKQEGKFVRQSGGKGQYGHVVIELEPQERGAGYIFENVTVGGSVPKEYVPAVDKGIREAMTSGPLAGFPVVDVKIKLVDGSYHEVDSNEMAFKIAGSMAFKEGFGKASPVLLEPMMKVEVVTPEDYMGDVMGDLSRRRGILQGSDDTPSGKVVNAMVPLGEMFGYATSLRSQTQGRATFTMEFDHYAEAPNSIAEAVIKKG